Proteins from one Gimesia maris genomic window:
- a CDS encoding SDR family NAD(P)-dependent oxidoreductase, with protein MDLNLTGASVVITGGASGIGLATARAFAAEGAQIILWDQSDQVSEIARQLSEETGESVTGFQVDITDFSAVQKITEQTLNHACKLTHLVHAAAIGSGKFGFPFTNLTPADWPRVFEVNMQGMVHVAHAVAPVMQKAGAGSMIFISSIAGQIGSQTDPPYSASKAANINFAQCLAKDLAPLGIRVNSVCPGMVQTPLNQSVWQAWNDRQAPENQKSYADWAGEKIRQLVPLQRWQTPEDIADMIVFLSSDRAAQVTGQTINVDGGFVMHW; from the coding sequence ATGGATCTGAATTTAACGGGAGCCTCTGTCGTCATTACCGGCGGGGCCAGCGGCATCGGTCTGGCGACGGCCCGCGCATTCGCAGCGGAAGGCGCGCAAATCATTCTCTGGGATCAGTCTGACCAGGTTTCTGAAATCGCACGACAACTGAGCGAAGAAACGGGAGAGAGCGTGACTGGCTTTCAGGTTGATATCACTGATTTTTCGGCAGTTCAGAAAATCACAGAGCAGACATTAAACCATGCCTGCAAGCTAACGCACCTGGTACATGCCGCTGCCATCGGTTCCGGTAAGTTTGGGTTTCCCTTCACGAACCTGACACCCGCAGACTGGCCACGTGTTTTTGAAGTCAATATGCAGGGTATGGTTCACGTCGCACACGCCGTGGCTCCCGTCATGCAGAAAGCTGGAGCGGGGAGTATGATATTTATCAGTTCCATCGCCGGACAGATTGGCTCCCAGACAGATCCCCCCTACAGTGCTTCCAAAGCAGCCAACATCAATTTTGCGCAATGTCTCGCAAAAGATCTGGCACCGCTGGGGATTCGCGTGAACTCGGTCTGCCCCGGCATGGTGCAGACGCCACTCAATCAATCGGTCTGGCAAGCCTGGAATGATCGTCAGGCTCCCGAAAATCAGAAATCATATGCGGACTGGGCAGGAGAAAAGATCAGACAACTCGTACCACTTCAACGCTGGCAGACACCAGAAGACATTGCTGACATGATCGTCTTTCTCAGTTCCGATCGGGCAGCCCAGGTAACAGGCCAAACCATTAATGTAGATGGTGGGTTTGTCATGCACTGGTGA
- a CDS encoding tetratricopeptide repeat protein: MTSDRNKKIAADCWRRGNEALSKENWDYSIEMFTTAVKLEPEALLYRQTKRGAERKKYGDNQSGSKMGMLKLAGLKTKIKNSRRKKDWAAVDQLAEEGLSLNPWDPGLNADMAEACANLGYEDAAIFGYKNALENDKANKGYYTELGELLEEKGEFKSARECWEMAFKLDPMDGVARSKVTSLMATETRVRGGYEGAEKSSGVKKQSAYDEGRATREQRQQAQKGNAADGPGQSQEADLQRAIRKEPENKDHYLRLADFYRREGKLLESKTHYEKAYELSGKDSNIGEQIEDIQLELLRDKLTAAKDVFNRDREDAEAKKQVTLISKALIKREIEIFTRRVERYPADMRIKYELAQRFIRLKKWSPAISLLQQSVKDSRISSDALVALGKCFYADGKKELAKRQFEKALPKLSVDEKPEIFKEAHYLLGRLYQESGQKVQADDHYSEILAVDYEYKDARQRLEDDGTGESDG, from the coding sequence ATGACATCGGACAGAAATAAAAAGATCGCTGCAGACTGCTGGAGACGGGGCAACGAGGCCCTCTCGAAAGAGAACTGGGATTATTCCATCGAGATGTTCACGACCGCCGTGAAGCTGGAGCCGGAAGCACTCTTGTATCGACAGACGAAGCGGGGGGCCGAGCGTAAAAAGTATGGTGATAATCAGTCCGGCTCAAAAATGGGGATGTTGAAACTGGCTGGTCTGAAAACGAAAATCAAAAATTCCCGACGCAAGAAAGACTGGGCAGCCGTGGATCAACTGGCGGAAGAAGGTTTGTCGCTGAATCCCTGGGACCCGGGATTGAATGCCGATATGGCGGAAGCCTGTGCTAACCTGGGTTACGAAGATGCTGCCATCTTTGGATACAAGAATGCGCTTGAAAATGATAAGGCCAATAAAGGGTATTATACCGAACTGGGGGAACTGCTCGAAGAAAAAGGGGAGTTCAAGTCGGCCCGGGAATGCTGGGAAATGGCGTTCAAACTGGATCCGATGGATGGCGTTGCCCGGTCTAAAGTGACCTCGCTGATGGCGACCGAGACCCGGGTTCGAGGCGGCTATGAAGGCGCAGAGAAATCGAGTGGGGTCAAGAAACAATCTGCCTACGACGAAGGCCGCGCCACCCGCGAGCAACGACAGCAGGCCCAAAAAGGGAATGCGGCAGATGGGCCCGGACAGTCCCAGGAAGCGGACCTGCAACGCGCCATCCGCAAAGAGCCCGAAAATAAAGACCATTATCTCCGGCTGGCCGATTTCTATCGTCGGGAGGGGAAGCTGCTTGAATCCAAAACGCATTACGAGAAGGCATACGAGCTATCCGGGAAAGATTCTAACATCGGCGAACAGATCGAAGATATTCAACTGGAACTGTTACGCGATAAACTCACGGCTGCGAAAGATGTCTTTAATCGTGATCGTGAAGATGCAGAGGCAAAGAAACAGGTCACTTTGATCAGCAAGGCACTGATCAAAAGGGAAATCGAAATCTTTACCAGGCGCGTTGAACGTTATCCTGCGGACATGAGAATCAAGTATGAGCTGGCACAGCGATTTATTCGATTGAAGAAATGGTCGCCCGCGATCTCATTACTGCAACAGTCGGTGAAAGATTCCCGCATCAGTTCCGATGCGCTCGTCGCATTAGGGAAGTGTTTCTACGCCGATGGCAAAAAAGAACTTGCCAAGCGGCAGTTTGAAAAAGCACTTCCGAAACTCTCCGTCGATGAAAAACCCGAGATTTTCAAGGAAGCGCACTACCTCCTGGGACGGCTGTATCAGGAATCCGGTCAAAAAGTACAGGCGGACGATCATTACAGTGAAATTCTTGCCGTGGATTATGAGTATAAAGACGCACGTCAGCGGTTAGAAGATGATGGCACAGGGGAAAGTGATGGATGA
- a CDS encoding sigma-70 family RNA polymerase sigma factor produces MSTDMDIQSDAAQLLLQYKAPLYAYIHASVRNRSDADDIFQEVSVAVVESFSKLEAESGFFPWAREIAFRRVLAYYRNYEREKPVNPQLIAVLAEAAERVEQKQPVSTRREKLLECLDRLPEVSRTLIARCYDNSGESLGAIAAQSGLKVTAFYARVHRIRAILRDCIAQRLLEESVE; encoded by the coding sequence ATGTCTACTGATATGGATATTCAATCAGATGCTGCTCAGCTGCTGTTGCAATATAAGGCACCATTATATGCCTATATTCATGCCAGTGTGCGCAACCGTTCTGACGCTGATGACATTTTTCAGGAAGTGTCAGTTGCGGTGGTCGAATCATTTTCCAAGCTGGAGGCAGAATCCGGTTTTTTTCCCTGGGCGCGTGAAATCGCGTTTCGTCGCGTTCTCGCGTATTACCGAAATTATGAGCGGGAAAAACCTGTGAACCCGCAGTTGATTGCTGTTCTTGCGGAAGCAGCAGAGCGGGTGGAGCAGAAGCAACCTGTTTCAACCAGGCGAGAGAAGTTATTGGAATGTCTGGATCGTCTGCCCGAGGTGAGCCGAACACTGATTGCACGGTGTTATGACAATTCGGGTGAAAGCCTGGGAGCGATTGCTGCCCAGTCTGGTCTCAAGGTGACTGCTTTCTATGCCAGGGTTCATCGCATTCGCGCCATCCTGAGAGACTGCATTGCGCAACGACTCCTGGAGGAATCTGTCGAATGA
- a CDS encoding Gfo/Idh/MocA family protein, with product MSFDSKITRRKMLRDSVLGSAGLWLGGSSLAAESKSANEKLNIACIGLGNQGNANLGLVSSQNIVGLCDVDSARTAKYAAKYPKAKTYADFRVMLDQLDKEIDAVVVTTPNHSHATIAIDAMRRGKHCYCEKPLAHSIHEVREMQRVAKEQKVVTQMGTQNHAGDNYRRTVELIQSGAIGDVKQVHVWFGKPGGWRRYQRVVDRPTSPQPIPETLNWDLWVGPAPMQNFHPCYHPHDWHYWWDFGNGTLGNMGCHYMDLIFWSLNLQYPTTVETKGPELHPDSTPFWLDCHWQFPARGSMPPVEVIWSHGRNTPQAVLDLGGPDWAAGILFVGESGMLAADYNKRILMPEEKYVGFKPPEKTIPDAIGNHRMEWYEACKGNGKTLCHFDYAAPLTETILLGNLAFRVGKKVEWDAEAMQVVNAPEAAKYLQREYRSGWTL from the coding sequence ATGTCATTTGATTCCAAAATCACGCGTCGAAAAATGTTACGAGATTCGGTACTGGGAAGTGCCGGGCTCTGGCTCGGGGGGAGTTCCCTGGCGGCAGAAAGTAAATCAGCCAATGAGAAACTCAACATTGCCTGTATTGGTCTGGGGAACCAGGGGAATGCGAATCTGGGTCTGGTTTCCAGTCAGAACATTGTCGGCCTGTGTGATGTCGATTCAGCGCGCACGGCGAAATATGCAGCAAAATATCCCAAAGCAAAAACCTATGCCGATTTTCGTGTCATGCTGGATCAGCTTGATAAAGAGATTGATGCGGTGGTCGTGACCACCCCTAATCATTCGCATGCGACCATTGCCATTGATGCGATGCGTCGTGGCAAACACTGCTATTGTGAAAAACCCCTGGCTCATTCCATCCATGAAGTCCGTGAGATGCAACGCGTGGCGAAAGAACAAAAAGTCGTCACGCAGATGGGAACTCAGAATCACGCAGGAGATAATTACCGCCGGACTGTCGAACTGATCCAGTCAGGCGCGATTGGCGATGTCAAACAGGTGCATGTCTGGTTTGGAAAACCTGGTGGCTGGCGACGATACCAGCGTGTCGTTGATCGTCCCACGAGTCCACAGCCGATTCCTGAAACTTTGAACTGGGATTTATGGGTCGGTCCGGCTCCCATGCAGAATTTTCACCCCTGTTATCATCCACACGACTGGCACTACTGGTGGGATTTCGGCAACGGAACCCTGGGTAATATGGGTTGCCACTATATGGATCTGATCTTCTGGTCTCTCAACCTGCAGTATCCCACAACAGTGGAAACAAAAGGACCAGAGTTGCATCCCGATTCCACTCCCTTCTGGCTTGACTGTCACTGGCAGTTCCCTGCACGAGGCTCGATGCCTCCGGTAGAAGTGATCTGGTCTCATGGCCGTAATACTCCCCAGGCTGTTCTCGACCTGGGGGGCCCTGATTGGGCAGCCGGGATTCTGTTTGTCGGCGAATCGGGGATGCTTGCTGCGGATTACAATAAGCGGATCTTAATGCCTGAGGAAAAATATGTCGGCTTCAAGCCACCCGAAAAAACGATTCCAGATGCGATTGGCAATCATCGCATGGAATGGTATGAAGCCTGTAAAGGGAACGGCAAGACATTGTGCCATTTTGATTATGCCGCCCCTCTGACCGAAACGATTCTACTGGGAAATCTGGCCTTTCGAGTTGGCAAAAAAGTGGAATGGGATGCAGAAGCCATGCAGGTCGTGAATGCTCCCGAAGCAGCCAAATATCTACAACGCGAATACCGCTCAGGGTGGACTCTCTAG
- a CDS encoding PmoA family protein, whose translation MKIRTINQALVFNLTTLVAILMGGLAVSEAGPGVYLEVAAGNQARQNCVVSMPVPDMFKNQKHLTLFRLDKKQEIPVQIGQAGEQKELVWIMRDLLPAGATRKYQLLTGGTGSQQKEQVTVIDDGEHLNVKVAEKPVLTYNHAIVKAPKRDESYYDKSGYIHPLYTPSGKVISDDFNPDHPHQHGIMLSWRKILFEGRENNGWDQKSQLGKVEHNQVNSFSGGPVFGSFTTTIDHIDLTKKSGPVTMLKEVWQVRVYALDEQFLFDIRSNQKCATDQPVTIDKIHYGGMTVRGHADWHGADAYNYLTSEGKDKLTGNQSRPSWVEMYGRLGDETAGIAILNHPGNFRFPQPVRLHPTMPYFCFAVASLDPFIIEPGKSFVSRYRYYVHDGKPNAEQDQRLWEDYAHPPQVKIISAP comes from the coding sequence ATGAAAATTCGAACAATCAATCAGGCATTGGTTTTTAACCTGACAACCCTGGTGGCGATTTTAATGGGAGGGCTCGCCGTTTCAGAAGCGGGCCCCGGCGTATATCTGGAAGTGGCTGCAGGTAATCAGGCACGTCAAAACTGTGTGGTCAGCATGCCTGTACCTGACATGTTTAAGAATCAGAAACATCTGACACTGTTTCGTCTGGATAAGAAGCAGGAAATCCCTGTTCAGATCGGACAGGCAGGAGAGCAGAAAGAACTGGTCTGGATTATGCGGGACTTACTACCCGCGGGCGCGACCAGAAAATACCAGCTCCTGACTGGCGGGACTGGCAGTCAGCAGAAAGAGCAGGTCACCGTAATTGATGATGGCGAACATTTGAATGTCAAAGTCGCTGAGAAACCGGTGCTGACCTACAACCATGCGATTGTGAAAGCACCCAAACGGGATGAATCCTACTACGACAAAAGCGGTTACATTCATCCCCTCTATACGCCTTCGGGAAAAGTGATCTCTGATGATTTCAATCCCGATCATCCGCATCAGCATGGCATCATGTTGTCGTGGCGTAAAATCCTGTTTGAAGGTCGCGAGAATAATGGCTGGGATCAAAAATCGCAGCTGGGAAAAGTGGAGCACAATCAGGTCAATTCCTTTTCCGGAGGTCCGGTTTTTGGATCCTTTACGACAACGATCGATCATATTGATCTGACAAAAAAATCTGGTCCCGTGACGATGCTCAAAGAGGTCTGGCAGGTGCGGGTGTATGCGCTGGATGAGCAGTTTCTGTTCGATATCAGGTCAAACCAGAAATGTGCGACTGACCAGCCGGTCACGATCGATAAGATCCATTATGGAGGCATGACAGTCCGTGGTCATGCAGACTGGCATGGAGCGGATGCTTACAACTATCTGACCAGCGAAGGAAAGGATAAGCTGACAGGCAATCAGTCGCGGCCGTCGTGGGTCGAGATGTATGGCCGGTTGGGAGACGAGACAGCGGGGATCGCCATTCTGAATCATCCGGGAAATTTCCGGTTTCCACAGCCTGTCAGGCTGCATCCGACGATGCCTTACTTCTGTTTTGCTGTTGCCTCTCTGGATCCATTTATCATTGAACCGGGGAAATCGTTTGTTTCACGCTATCGCTATTACGTGCACGATGGCAAGCCAAATGCGGAACAGGATCAACGTTTATGGGAAGACTACGCTCATCCTCCCCAGGTCAAAATTATCTCGGCACCGTGA
- a CDS encoding DUF1559 domain-containing protein, which produces MVFQQRVRKGFTLIELLVVIAIIAILIALLLPAVQQAREAARRSTCKNNLKQLGIALHNYHDSHRVFPFATVCGVNTAAHTGQNHARQSWFHMVLPYVDQAPLYDKLKDGFQTGTVSDFASHPQRSVKVPVFMCPSDPNSGKIGSQQSTFYSNYLLCSGSTTQGADGTFPKLNGMFFYVSSIRMRDVTDGTSNTIAAGEINLVPDVAGGSSVADCLTIGDLRGRIWGTKYVGGGTFTTLQGPNSSVPDTVTYGYHRDYAPISTTCSSGDNAVYARSRHTGGAHFLLADGAVRFISDNVDTATFRHLGTRAGGEVLGEF; this is translated from the coding sequence ATGGTATTTCAACAGCGAGTACGAAAGGGTTTTACATTAATTGAGTTGCTGGTCGTCATTGCCATTATTGCAATCCTGATTGCGTTATTATTGCCCGCGGTCCAGCAGGCCCGAGAAGCTGCCCGACGAAGTACCTGCAAGAATAATTTGAAACAGCTGGGAATTGCATTGCATAATTATCACGATTCACATCGAGTTTTTCCTTTTGCGACCGTTTGCGGCGTTAATACCGCTGCCCACACAGGACAGAATCATGCGCGTCAGTCCTGGTTTCATATGGTCTTGCCTTATGTCGACCAGGCACCATTGTACGATAAATTGAAAGACGGTTTTCAAACAGGTACTGTCAGTGACTTTGCATCTCATCCGCAACGCTCAGTCAAAGTACCGGTTTTTATGTGTCCTTCCGATCCCAACAGTGGCAAAATCGGTAGCCAGCAGAGTACGTTTTATTCAAATTATTTACTCTGCTCCGGATCGACGACACAGGGGGCAGATGGAACGTTTCCGAAATTAAACGGGATGTTCTTTTATGTGTCAAGCATCAGGATGAGGGATGTGACCGATGGCACTTCCAATACAATCGCCGCGGGCGAAATCAATCTGGTTCCCGATGTCGCAGGAGGCAGTTCCGTTGCAGACTGTCTGACGATTGGTGACCTCCGCGGCAGGATCTGGGGGACAAAATATGTGGGAGGCGGGACGTTTACTACGTTGCAGGGCCCGAATTCTTCGGTGCCTGATACCGTGACCTATGGTTACCACAGAGATTACGCACCCATCAGTACCACCTGCTCCAGTGGTGACAATGCCGTTTATGCACGCAGCCGACATACTGGTGGCGCACATTTTCTCCTGGCAGACGGTGCGGTGCGGTTCATTTCCGACAATGTCGATACAGCTACGTTTCGTCATCTGGGGACTCGAGCAGGGGGAGAAGTTCTGGGAGAATTTTAG
- a CDS encoding sulfate adenylyltransferase, with protein sequence MADLIAPHGGLSEPVCCTVPAGEIDSFKAEAAGLPQVPVSAADLSTVYRLGDGTLSPLTGPMNGDVFNRVLDEACIEVNGKQYAWTIPLSLPVTSELAATLSSGQKVALTNPEGEIVATLDITDVFEWDKPKYIKSVYQTERTDHPGAAMVLEGDADKTHLIGGEIRVLPQPKNSSFGKYVLTPREVRALIAEKGWDAVVAFQTRNPLHRAHEYALVYGLESLLKAGKNAGAVLNPLIGETKSDDVSAEIRMETYEKLIENRELGEGDSDPELWGPRDDTPPDRVLLLGLDIKMFYGGPKEAVMHGIYRQNMGYTNIVIGRKHADAPYADGTAIWGDFDAQEIFNNLAGELLIEPVNVGFAAYYESLGRVDLMENHSEEKPVFISGKQVRATLQEGEMVDPRIMRESTSKILAEAMKAS encoded by the coding sequence ATGGCCGATCTTATTGCCCCTCATGGAGGTTTGAGCGAACCTGTCTGTTGTACAGTGCCTGCTGGCGAAATTGACAGCTTCAAAGCTGAAGCAGCAGGACTTCCCCAGGTCCCTGTTTCTGCGGCTGATTTGTCAACCGTATATCGTCTGGGCGATGGTACGCTCAGCCCTCTGACCGGGCCGATGAATGGAGACGTTTTTAATCGCGTTCTGGATGAAGCCTGCATCGAAGTCAACGGCAAGCAGTACGCCTGGACCATTCCACTTTCCCTGCCCGTGACGTCAGAACTCGCAGCCACACTGTCAAGCGGACAGAAAGTTGCTTTGACCAATCCAGAGGGAGAGATTGTCGCCACCCTGGATATTACGGATGTATTCGAATGGGATAAGCCCAAGTACATCAAGAGTGTGTATCAGACTGAGCGTACCGATCATCCCGGTGCTGCCATGGTTCTGGAAGGGGACGCTGATAAGACCCACCTGATTGGTGGAGAAATTCGTGTTCTGCCTCAGCCCAAAAACAGCTCTTTCGGAAAATACGTTCTCACTCCTCGTGAAGTCCGTGCCCTGATTGCTGAAAAAGGGTGGGATGCCGTCGTCGCATTTCAGACACGTAACCCACTGCATCGTGCCCACGAATATGCACTCGTTTACGGCCTGGAATCATTGTTGAAAGCGGGCAAAAATGCCGGCGCTGTGCTGAATCCGCTGATCGGTGAAACCAAGAGCGATGACGTCAGTGCTGAAATCCGCATGGAAACTTATGAAAAGCTGATCGAAAATCGCGAACTCGGCGAAGGCGACAGTGATCCTGAACTCTGGGGACCTCGCGACGATACGCCTCCCGATCGTGTTTTACTGCTCGGCCTGGATATCAAAATGTTTTATGGCGGACCCAAAGAAGCGGTCATGCACGGCATTTACCGTCAGAACATGGGCTACACCAACATTGTCATCGGTCGTAAGCACGCTGATGCACCCTACGCAGATGGTACAGCCATCTGGGGTGACTTCGACGCCCAGGAAATCTTCAACAACCTGGCTGGTGAACTGCTGATTGAACCGGTCAATGTTGGGTTTGCTGCCTATTATGAATCACTGGGCCGCGTTGACCTGATGGAAAACCATTCTGAAGAAAAACCGGTTTTCATCTCTGGTAAACAGGTTCGTGCAACTCTGCAGGAAGGCGAAATGGTCGATCCTCGCATCATGCGGGAAAGTACTTCCAAGATTCTGGCTGAAGCGATGAAAGCTTCCTGA
- the rpsT gene encoding 30S ribosomal protein S20 yields MPNTKSAKRALRKSDVRRLRNRSTRSELRSAVKNARAAISGDDAQAAAQALQAAAKQIDQAAAKGIIHKNAAARTKSRLAKSANQNKSAE; encoded by the coding sequence ATGCCAAACACAAAAAGTGCCAAAAGAGCGTTACGAAAAAGTGATGTCCGTCGTCTTCGTAACCGTTCCACCCGTTCGGAATTACGATCCGCTGTCAAAAATGCCCGTGCCGCAATCTCAGGTGATGACGCACAGGCTGCTGCCCAGGCTCTGCAGGCTGCTGCCAAGCAGATCGATCAGGCTGCTGCGAAAGGTATCATTCACAAGAATGCTGCTGCCCGTACCAAGTCACGCCTGGCAAAATCAGCTAATCAGAACAAATCTGCTGAGTAG
- a CDS encoding sugar phosphate isomerase/epimerase family protein: MKLGMINSAWAQAGRDTAWGLQKTKEIGFDCVDIFIDPLDAEIRERKLVKDTCDRLELPIVSVCCVAVGLIDFNPSVQRFHLQRVKAYLDLCYEYEAQNLLLVLGEYIWNREVIPPEEQWQLGVNQCRELADYGDALGLQIALELEPFPLSLLNSVDTMVRFVDEVDHPALKANIDVSHLLLVNVEPVELRELQNKAIHVHISDCDGKVHGDLPPGRGVVPFEPYLNEIRDLHIPGAISLELEYSPEPDKIEEWVREAYTATDLLMKQAGLRG, translated from the coding sequence ATGAAACTGGGGATGATTAATTCCGCCTGGGCGCAGGCAGGTCGCGATACCGCCTGGGGGCTTCAGAAAACAAAAGAGATCGGTTTTGATTGCGTCGATATCTTTATCGACCCGTTAGATGCGGAAATTCGAGAACGAAAACTGGTCAAAGATACCTGTGACCGCCTCGAACTGCCGATTGTCTCTGTCTGCTGTGTCGCCGTGGGATTGATCGACTTTAATCCGAGCGTCCAGCGTTTTCATCTGCAGCGCGTCAAAGCGTATCTGGATCTGTGCTATGAATACGAAGCGCAGAATCTGTTGCTGGTACTTGGTGAGTACATCTGGAACCGCGAAGTCATACCTCCTGAAGAGCAGTGGCAGCTTGGTGTCAATCAATGTCGGGAACTGGCGGACTACGGTGACGCACTGGGGCTGCAAATCGCTCTGGAACTGGAGCCCTTTCCCCTTTCGCTTTTGAATAGCGTGGATACGATGGTACGTTTTGTAGATGAAGTCGATCATCCAGCTTTGAAAGCCAATATCGACGTTTCGCACCTCCTGTTAGTGAATGTGGAGCCAGTGGAGCTCCGGGAACTGCAGAATAAGGCGATTCATGTCCATATTTCGGACTGCGACGGCAAAGTCCACGGCGATCTGCCTCCTGGCCGGGGAGTGGTCCCGTTTGAACCTTACCTGAATGAGATACGGGATTTACACATTCCCGGAGCCATCTCGCTGGAACTGGAATATTCTCCCGAACCAGACAAAATTGAGGAATGGGTGCGAGAAGCTTACACGGCGACTGATTTATTGATGAAGCAGGCTGGTTTAAGAGGTTGA
- a CDS encoding FecR domain-containing protein: MIQLNDDRLLQEYLDRSLSPEELQVFEERLCNEPELAERLIKFASDDLVLAEWGAALERAQTDPDQHTALSGSEPVFIKSKSMVTAAVVSSVCSLFLLLGGYFLYQSFSNIPLVTTSKGVVFSSGEPVENHIKQTLNEGSAELHFPTGAKVLISAPASYEVTGNNSMHLQQGSFIANVPQSGIGFQVDTPHGRVIDLGTLFSVQTVEKLDTRIQVYRGKVIASLMNRAGGIQSSKQVSEHHSATIDSVKNEIAEAPDTLSLAEKCGILHYSDSVVLQEKMPDALATGKYQVFEHDGLAFVFPERMQVSLKSGLSLVTNPSETKPVQRSGIISAGTKVDCYRVYYDPAEKEGTFIPVQGEIHFDRPILGVILDKTYLTQTDRLFHPLCLEDSNRVFVHQGTETDTGGKDPKARYDEVMILPDRRTLSFMLLSGERFVDEFRVIVQSSN, translated from the coding sequence ATGATTCAGCTAAACGATGACCGGCTGTTACAGGAGTATCTCGACAGGTCGCTGTCGCCGGAGGAGCTCCAGGTTTTCGAGGAACGGCTCTGTAATGAACCTGAACTGGCGGAACGTTTAATCAAATTTGCCAGCGATGATCTGGTTCTGGCTGAGTGGGGAGCTGCCTTGGAACGAGCGCAGACGGACCCCGATCAGCATACTGCACTTTCAGGATCGGAACCGGTCTTTATCAAAAGTAAGAGCATGGTCACCGCTGCTGTCGTCTCTTCCGTTTGCAGCTTATTTCTTTTGCTGGGAGGGTATTTTCTTTACCAGTCTTTCTCGAATATTCCCCTGGTTACGACTTCCAAAGGGGTTGTTTTCAGTTCTGGTGAACCGGTGGAAAATCATATCAAACAGACTCTCAATGAGGGATCTGCCGAGTTGCATTTTCCCACGGGCGCGAAGGTTCTTATTTCTGCACCGGCTTCGTATGAAGTGACGGGTAATAATTCGATGCATTTACAGCAGGGGAGTTTTATTGCTAACGTTCCCCAGTCCGGAATCGGATTTCAGGTGGACACGCCTCATGGTCGAGTGATTGACCTGGGAACTTTGTTTTCAGTGCAGACCGTCGAAAAACTTGACACGCGGATTCAGGTTTACCGGGGGAAAGTGATTGCCTCTTTGATGAATCGAGCGGGAGGGATTCAGTCGAGTAAACAGGTCTCAGAACATCATTCTGCTACGATCGACTCTGTTAAAAATGAAATCGCGGAAGCGCCTGATACTCTCTCTCTCGCTGAAAAGTGTGGCATACTTCATTATTCTGATTCAGTGGTTTTGCAGGAGAAGATGCCTGATGCACTGGCCACGGGGAAATATCAGGTCTTCGAACATGATGGCCTCGCTTTTGTATTTCCGGAACGGATGCAGGTCTCATTGAAAAGTGGATTGAGCCTCGTGACGAATCCATCTGAAACCAAACCGGTGCAAAGATCTGGCATTATATCCGCGGGGACGAAGGTGGACTGCTACCGGGTCTATTATGATCCTGCTGAAAAGGAAGGAACCTTTATTCCGGTGCAGGGAGAAATACACTTTGATCGGCCCATACTGGGCGTCATCCTGGATAAAACATATCTCACCCAGACCGATCGTTTGTTTCATCCGCTCTGTCTGGAAGATTCAAATCGTGTATTCGTTCACCAGGGAACTGAAACTGACACAGGGGGTAAAGACCCTAAAGCCCGGTATGACGAAGTCATGATCTTGCCCGATCGGCGAACACTTTCCTTCATGTTGCTCTCAGGCGAACGTTTCGTTGATGAATTTCGCGTGATCGTTCAATCCTCCAACTAA